In Tumebacillus amylolyticus, the sequence CGAACGCTTGGACCGCGTCGACGTGGAACAACGTCTTGCGCTTGTCCTTCAGAAACGCGCCGATTTTCTCAATCGGTTGGATCGCTCCCGTTTCGTTGTTCACATACATGACGCTGACCAGAATCGTGTCATCACGCCACGCCCGCTTCACATCTTCGACTCGCACCACGCCGTTCTCATCAACAGGCAAAAACGTCACGTCATACCCGCGATTCTGCAACTCCTCCGCCGCTTCGAACACGCAGGCGTGCTCGACTTGCGTGGTGATGATATGCTTTCCGCGCGTTTGGTACTTCTGTGCCGCGCCGAACAGCGCGAGGTTGTTCGCTTCGGTGCCTCCCGACGTGAACAGCAGTTCCGTTTTTTTCACACCGCCAAGCGCTTTGGCGATGCGTTCGCGGGCTTTGTCGATTTCCTTTTCCGCTTGCAGGCCTTTTCTATGTAAGGAAGAAGGGTTGCCATAGTGGGTTTGCAACATCTCGACCATCGCCTCGATGACGTCCGAGTAGGGCTGAGTGGTCGCGCTGTTGTCTAAGTAGATGTCGGGTTTCAATGATCTCCCTCCCCGTATACCCAATTATTCTCTCCCAATGTACCGTTCCTCATTATAGCGAAAAAGTGCCGGATGCGCACCCGCACCCGGCACTTTTTCGCTATTTTTTGTGAATGGGAATCAGGGTTCCGACCAAAGCGGCGAACCCGCACCCGATGAACACCGCCGTATATCCGAGTCCTGCAAGTCCGGCGAATGTCGTCAGGAACAGCACATCGAACATCGAATCGGCAATCGAGAGGAGCGACAGCGTGGTCGCCCGGGAGCCGGACGGGATCAGTTCGTTGTGCAGATGCGAAGAAATCGGCATACGAATCGTCTTCAAGAATCGCAACACGTAGAACGTTGCAAACGCCAGCACCGGAGTCTCCGGGAACGACGCCGACGCAAACAGCATCGCCGCCATGAGGACGCCGCTCACATAGAGAATGCCCACCCGCGAAAACTTCGCCGTGATTCGCCCGATGTTCCGCGTCACCAACAGACCCCCGAGCGCGACGGAAGCATAGACGACGCCAAGCCACGAGATCGGCAAGCCGTTCCCGGTCAGGTACGGTTGCTCCAATTTGCCAAACACCACAAAAGTTGGAACGAACACCACAGTGGTGTTCACGAACAACCGCACGAGGCGGGGCGACCTGCGCAAGTTTTCCAGACCGTTACGCACATGGACGTACGGATTCTCACGGAACTTCTCGACGACGGACGGGTTCTTGATCCCGCCGAGGAACACCAGTTGAAGAAGCGTTGCCAGCACTCCCCCACCCACGATGATCGCAAATTGCCAATCGGCGAGGTCGCGCACGACAAACGCACCGACGAGGCTCGCAGCCATCGAGACGTACATAGTCGACGAATAGATCTTGCCCATGGCGATGTCCATTTTGTCCTCTTCGCCGCTTTCCTTGAGCGAGTCGTAGATCAGCGCTTCATCCGCCCCGGAGAAAAACGTCGCGGACAGGCCGTTCAAAACATTGTACGCATAGAACCACCAGATGCTGCCGTCCGTAAGCAACAGGAGCAACAGACAGACCTTGCTGCATACATTGACGACACATCCGACGAAAAACGAAGCTTTCGGACCAAAACGATCCGCAAACGTGCCCGTCGGCACTTCTGAAAGCGCTACCGTCACACACCAACACAGCGTCGCGTAATAGATGCCGGCTGTCGAAAGTCCGTGTCCCAAATAGAACAGCGACATGACCGGCTCCAAAAAATTGATCGAGCCAAACAGCGTCGCCCAGAAAAACAAACGCACATTGTGGTGCGCCAAAGTACCTGGTTGTAAACTCATAATTCAAAAACCCTCCTGCTTCGTCTGAAGTCATGCACGACTC encodes:
- a CDS encoding MFS transporter; translated protein: MSLQPGTLAHHNVRLFFWATLFGSINFLEPVMSLFYLGHGLSTAGIYYATLCWCVTVALSEVPTGTFADRFGPKASFFVGCVVNVCSKVCLLLLLLTDGSIWWFYAYNVLNGLSATFFSGADEALIYDSLKESGEEDKMDIAMGKIYSSTMYVSMAASLVGAFVVRDLADWQFAIIVGGGVLATLLQLVFLGGIKNPSVVEKFRENPYVHVRNGLENLRRSPRLVRLFVNTTVVFVPTFVVFGKLEQPYLTGNGLPISWLGVVYASVALGGLLVTRNIGRITAKFSRVGILYVSGVLMAAMLFASASFPETPVLAFATFYVLRFLKTIRMPISSHLHNELIPSGSRATTLSLLSIADSMFDVLFLTTFAGLAGLGYTAVFIGCGFAALVGTLIPIHKK